From a region of the Panicum virgatum strain AP13 chromosome 2K, P.virgatum_v5, whole genome shotgun sequence genome:
- the LOC120694986 gene encoding gibberellin 20 oxidase 3-like: MAVEFDAEVLSRAERIPAEFVWPAEERPAGGGGVEEMDIPVVDLAGFLRGGGELPRGVAEACERHGFFQVVGHGVGAALIAEAYRCCDAFYARPLAEKQRARRRPGESHGYASSFTGRFDASLPWKETLSFHCPASPAPGSGRAVADYFVGVLGEEYRHMGEVYQEYCDEMTRLALDVTEVLAAALGLPDRGALRGFFAGGDSIMRLNHYPPCRQPHLTLGTGPHRDPTSVTLLHQDGVGGLQVRAGGAGEWRAVRPRADAFVVNIGDTFAALTDGRHASCLHRAVVSSGAARRSLTFFLNPPLDRVVRPPDALLDAAAGRPRAYPDFTWREFLEFTQKHYRSDASTMDAFVASIARGRGDDGDHGHGGQEK, from the exons ATGGCGGTGGAGTTCGACGCCGAGGTGCTGAGCCGGGCGGAGCGCATCCCGGCGGAGTTCGTGTGGCCGGCCGAGGAGCggccggcgggtggcggcggcgtggaggagaTGGACATCCCCGTGGTCGACCTCGCCGGgttcctccgcggcggcggggagctcccgcgcggcgtggcggaggcgtgcgAGCGGCACGGGTTCTTCCAGGTGGTGGGCCACGGCGTGGGCGCCGCGCTGATCGCCGAGGCCTACCGCTGCTGCGACGCCTTCTACGCGCGCCCGCTCGCCGAGAAGCAGCGCGCGCGCCGACGCCCCGGGGAGAGCCACGGCTACGCCAGCAGCTTCACGGGCCGCTTCGACGCCAGCCTGCCGTGGAAGGAGACGCTGTCGTTCCACTGCCCCGCGTCGCCTGCGCCGGGGAGCGGACGCGCCGTCGCCGACTacttcgtcggcgtcctcggcgAGGAGTACCGCCACATGGG GGAGGTGTACCAGGAGTACTGCGACGAGATGACGCGGCTGGCGCTGGACGTCACGGAggtgctcgcggcggcgctggggctgCCGGACCGCGGCGCGCTGCGGGGAttcttcgccggcggcgactcCATCATGCGGCTCAACCACTACCCGCCGTGCCGGCAGCCGCACCTGACGCTGGGGACGGGCCCGCACCGGGACCCGACGTCGGTGACGCTGCTGCACCAGGACGGCGTCGGCGGGCTGCAggtgcgcgccggcggcgccggcgagtggCGCGCCGTGCGGCCCCGCGCGGACGCGTTCGTCGTCAACATCGGCGACACCTTCGCCGCGCTCACCGACGGGCGCCACGCCAGCTGCCTCCACCGCGCCGTCGTgagcagcggcgccgcccgcaGGTCGCTCACCTTCTTCCTCAACCCGCCGCTGGACCGCGTCGTCCGCCCGCCGGACGCGCtcctggacgccgccgccggccgcccgcgcgcgtaCCCGGACTTCACCTGGCGCGAGTTCCTCGAGTTCACGCAGAAGCACTACCGGTCGGACGCCAGCACCATGGACGCCTTCGTGGCGTCGATCGCGCGAGGCCGCGGCGACGATGGCGACCATGGCCATGGTGGACAGGAGAagtga
- the LOC120694987 gene encoding probable CCR4-associated factor 1 homolog 9 — protein MCGVPAFPPIATRYASMPPAPAPPYEYDVLHAFSMGSAAPSKQQQLLMMAEAARGRQMMRTQRLQFAPPPAKPDRRGDLAGSPAMAVPTRIKLRCVSEQPPEPDPPPPPSLTAAPPRVEVRRVWAHNFDAEARLIESLLPRFRYAAVDTEFPGTVYRPAGAAYTLTPERRYELLRQNVDALDLIQLGLTLFDAGGGLPFDVRRHRHAPESIALLRARGVDFDRTRRDGVGAAEFGPRLRKWLRAGLGRGGVVTFSGGYDLAYLVKVMFGGGYRMPGSAGQFEGVAKAALARRRLFDVKEMARRCPRDLRGGLESVAVKLNVGRAVGEAHQAGSDSLLTCHTFMKMRESYFDDDDKLARVAGFLTDVTAC, from the exons ATGTGCGGCGTTCCTGCCTTCCCTCCGATCGCGACGCGCTACGCCTccatgccgccggcgccggcgccgccgtacgAGTACGACGTGCTGCACGCCTTCTCGATGGGTTCGGCCGCGCCgtcgaagcagcagcagctgttGATGATGGCGGAGGCCGCGCGGGGGCGTCAGATGATGAGGACGCAGCGGCTGCagttcgcgccgccgccggcgaaacCGGACCGGCGGGGAGACCTGGCCGGCTCGCCCGCGATGGCCGTCCCGACTCGGATCAAGCTCCGCTGCGTATCCGAGcagccgccggagccggac ccgccgccgccgccctccctgacGGCTGCGCCACCGCGCGTGGAGGTGCGCCGGGTGTGGGCGCACAACTTCGACGCGGAGGCCCGGCTGATTGAGTCGCTCCTGCCCCGGTTCCGGTACGCGGCGGTGGACACGGAGTTCCCCGGGACGGTGTACCgcccggcgggggcggcgtACACGCTCACGCCGGAGCGGCGGTACGAGCTGCTGCGGCAGAACGTGGACGCGCTGGACCTGATCCAGCTCGGCCTCACGCTgttcgacgccggcggcgggctcccg TTCGACGTgcggcgccaccgccacgcGCCGGAGTCCATCGCGCTGCTGCGGGCCAGGGGCGTCGACTTCGACCGCACGCGGCGGGACGGCGTCGGCGCGGCGGAGTTCGGCCCGCGGCTGCGCAAGTGGCTGCGCGCCGgcctcggccgcggcggcgtcgtcaCGTTCAGCGGCGGCTACGACCTCGCGTACCTGGTGAAGGTGATGTTCGGGGGCGGGTACAGGATGCCCGGGTCGGCGGGGCAGTTCGAGGGCGTCGCCAAGGCGGCGCTGGCCCGGCGGCGGCTGTTCGACGTCAAGGAGATGGCGCGGCGCTGCCCGCGGGACCTCCGCGGCGGGCTGGAGAGCGTCGCCGTGAAGCTCAACGTGGGGCGGGCCGTCGGCGAGGCGCACCAGGCCGGCTCGGACAGCCTGCTCACCTGCCACACCTTCATGAAGATGCGAGAAAGCTacttcgacgacgacgacaagctCGCGAGGGTCGCCGGTTTCCTCACCGATGTCACGGCGTGCTAA
- the LOC120663014 gene encoding uncharacterized protein LOC120663014: MAAAAPELNEDVIVEILLRLPPDEPARLFRASLVCKPWRRVLSDPAFLRRYRRFHRTPPLLGFFDDGNLSPAFFSVAEASPFSKTAFDCSPLYSVLDSRHGRVLVRQGFAQNLLVRDPIAGVREELPEPHLPCGSAVVLCAAAGCDHCDCRGGPFLVVCAATNTNHIDDSVDASVYSSQVGAWKPSVSLHLGVDVKYPYDRVKPRSGALVGDGVYFVLALRAGKKILKYDLGSHCLSTIDLPAGLEYCWDDVVLMPAEDGLLGLASTSTRASNLYLWSRMVNGDGVAGWVQRRVIELRAVLPVTIPNNKVMTMKVIGYAEGVNVIFVGVISLGTFIINLESGVARKVTKPVYSPVLPFVSFYTPDYACRKLPLLAETNYSLRRYLANLQIHHRMLQG, translated from the exons atggctgcggcggcgccggagctgaaCGAGGACGTCATCGTGGagatcctcctccgcctcccgccgGACGAGCCAGCGCGCCTCTTCCGCGCGTCCCTCGTCTGCAAGCCGTGGCGCCGCGTCCTCTCCGACCCAGCCTTCCTCCGCCGCTACCGCCGCTTCCACCGGACCCCTCCGCTGCTCGGCTTCTTCGACGACGGCAACCTTTCCCCCGCCTTCTTCTCCGTCGCGGAGGCCTCCCCCTTCTCCAAGACGGCGTTCGACTGCAGCCCTTTGTACTCCGTCCTCGACTCCCGCCACGGGCGCGTCCTCGTCCGGCAGGGGTTCGCCCAAAATCTCCTTGTACGGGATCCGATCGCCGGCGTGCGGGAGGAGCTGCCAGAGCCGCACCTACCGTGCGGGTCCGCCGTGGTGCTCTGCGCCGCTGCAGGCTGCGACCACTGCGACTGCCGCGGCGGTCCCTTCCTTGTGGTATGTGCGGCCACCAACACCAATCACATTGATGACAGTGTGGATGCGAGTGTGTACTCATCGCAGGTCGGCGCATGGAAACCATCGGTTTCTCTTCACCTAGGCGTCGATGTCAAGTATCCCTACGACCGTGTCAAGCCGCGCAGTGGTGCCCTCGTCGGAGATGGAGTTTACTTTGTACTTGCACTGCGTGCTGGCAAAAAGATTCTGAAGTATGACTTGGGCAGCCATTGCTTGTCTACGATTGACCTTCCTGCAGGCTTGGAGTACTGCTGGGACGACGTTGTGCTCATGCCAGCCGAGGACGGTTTGCTTGGGCTcgccagcaccagcaccagggCCTCCAACCTTTACCTGTGGTCGAGGATGGTGAATGGGGATGGAGTTGCAGGATGGGTACAGCGCAGGGTGATCGAGCTGCGGGCGGTGTTGCCCGTTACCATCCCTAATAACAAGGTGATGACGATGAAGGTTATTGGTTATGCTGAGGGTGTCAACGTCATCTTCGTGGGCGTCATCTCCCTGGGCACCTTCATTATCAATCTCGAGTCAGGGGTTGCGAGAAAGGTGACCAAACCAGTCTACAGTCCCGTCCTACCCTTCGTGAGCTTCTACACTCCAG ATTATGCTTGTAGAAAATTGCCACTGCTAGCGGAGACAAATTATTCACTACGGCGATATCTGGCCAATTTACAGATCCACCACCGCATGTTGCAAGGCTGA